The Mytilus galloprovincialis chromosome 7, xbMytGall1.hap1.1, whole genome shotgun sequence genome has a window encoding:
- the LOC143084327 gene encoding apoptosis inhibitor 5-like: MVTVEQMYKDFGVLAEAKDKAGEHEQEYLNFINAVKGGPGEKRLASQFIARFFKHFPSLANQAINALFDLCEDDDVMIRKQAIKDLPTLCKNSAGNVPKIAEALTQLLGCDDTTELSLIQSSLINLMAVCCKGTLQGMFKQILSEDELVRERAIKFLGTKVKVLGEDTIDKEAEEFLVSQCKQVLQDVTKEEFILIMDVLRSQSSMSTVQGRQQLVEIVTEQADLDQSFEAEDTDCVDRLIHCIKQAAPLFSKNVHSKAFVGYICDNVLPVISKLASPDDGVDAQLEMLKLFSEISEFAGDLDKLENRLDNLYKCLISYMPVPPAEENDNLSSSEEEPKFQFSTVECLMLAFHQLGRKLPGFLADEANADRLKDFKLRLQYFARGVQIYIKQLRQALQGKAGEALKTDENKIKVVALKITSNINSLIKDLFHNPPSYKTPIIPSWKPLVCVDRLIHCITLTYFILQAEDTDCVDRLIHCITLTHFILQAEDTDCVDRLIHCITLTYFILQAEDTDCVDRLIHCITLTCFILQAEDTDCVDRLIHCITLTYFILQAEDTDCVDRLIHCITLTYFILQAEDTDCVDRLIHCITLTYFILQAEDTDCVDRLIHCIKQAAPLFSKNVHSKAFVGYICDNVLPVISKLASPDDGVDAQLEMLKLFSEISEFAGDLDKLENRLDNLYKCLISYMPVPPAEENDNLSSSEEEPKFQFSTVECLMLAFHQLGRKLPGFLADEANADRLKDFKLRLQYFARGVQIYIKQLRQALQGKAGEALKTDENKIKVVALKITSNINSLIKDLFHNPPSYKTPIIPSWKPLVKKAPEPKAAETGQKRSTSLDSNGSSAKKYSRKDVTLYSPPGGKFSERAGTYEAGQGRGRGRGRGRGFRGRRY, encoded by the exons ATGGTGACAGTAGAACAAATGTATAAAGACTTTGGTGTCTTGGCAGAGGCTAAAGACAAAGCCGGAGAG catgAGCAGGAATACTTGAACTTCATCAATGCTGTTAAGGGAGGACCAGGAGAGAAAAGATTAGCATCACAGTTTATTGCCagatttttcaaacatttcccatCACTAGCCAACCAAGCTATCAATGCCTTGTTTGATCTGTGTGAAGATGATGATGTTATG ATCCGTAAACAAGCCATTAAAGATTTACCAACCCTGTGTAAGAACTCTGCTGGAAATGTACCAAAGATTGCTGAGGCTTTAACACAACTACTAGGATGTGATGATACAACAGAACTTAGTCTCATTCAGTCGTCACTTATCAATCTAATGGCAGTGTGCTGTAAAG GAACTCTACAAGGTATGTTTAAACAGATTTTATCAGAAGATGAACTTGTGAGGGAGAGAGCCATCAAGTTTTTAGGTACCAAAGTCAAAGTTCTTGGAGAAGATACAATAGATAAAGAAGCTGAAGAATTTCTTGTATCGCAGTGTAAACAG GTTTTACAAGATGTAACTAAAGAAGAATTTATTTTGATAATGGACGTATTAAGATCACAAAGTTCAATGTCTACAGTACAAGGGAGACAACAACTTGTAGAAATTGTTACTGAACAGGCAGACTTGGATCAGAGTTTTGAG gctgaagatacagactgtgttgatcgattgattcattgtataaaACAAGCAGCACCTTTGTTTTCA AAAAATGTGCATTCTAAAGCGTTTGTAGGGTATATATGTGATAATGTTTTACCTGTGATCAGTAAACTAGCCAGTCCTGATGACGGAGTAGATGCACAGTTAGAGATGTTAAAACTGTTTAGTGAGATCTCAGAGTTTGCTGGAGACTTGGACAAGTTAGAAAACAGATTGGATAATCTATACAAATGTCTTATT aGTTATATGCCAGTGCCCCCAGCAGAGGAGAATGATAATCTGAGTAGCAGTGAGGAAGAACCTAAGTTCCAGTTTTCTACCGTAGAATGTTTAATGTTAGCTTTCCATCAGCTTGGCAGGAAGTTACCAGGTTTTCTGGCAGATGAAGCAAATGCAGACAGGTTAAAAGACTTTAAGTTAAG ATTACAGTATTTTGCCAGAGGTGTACAGATTTATATTAAACAGTTACGACAGGCGTTACAAGGAAAGGCAGGTGAAGCTTTAAAAACAGATGAG AATAAAATCAAAGTGGTAGCATTAAAGATAACATCAAACATAAATTCTTTGATAAAAGATTTATTTCATAATCCACCATCTTATAAAACACCCATTATACCATCATGGAAACCTTTAGTG tgtgttgatcgattgattcattgtataactctgacttattttatattacaggctgaagatacagactgtgttgatcgattgattcattgtataactctgacacattttatattacaggctgaagatacagactgtgttgatcgattgattcattgtataactctgacatattttatattacaggctgaagatacagactgtgttgatcgattgattcattgtataactctgacatgttttatattacaggctgaagatacagactgtgttgatcgattgattcattgtataactctgacatattttatattacaggctgaagatacagactgtgttgatcgattgattcattgtataactctgacatattttatattacaggctgaagatacagactgtgttgatcgattgattcattgtataactctgacatattttatattacaggctgaagatacagactgtgttgatcgattgattcattgtataaaACAAGCAGCACCTTTGTTTTCA AAAAATGTGCATTCTAAAGCGTTTGTAGGGTATATATGTGATAATGTTTTACCTGTGATCAGTAAACTAGCCAGTCCTGATGACGGAGTAGATGCACAGTTAGAGATGTTAAAACTGTTTAGTGAGATCTCAGAGTTTGCTGGAGACTTGGACAAGTTAGAAAACAGATTGGATAATCTATACAAATGTCTTATT aGTTATATGCCAGTGCCCCCAGCAGAGGAGAATGATAATCTGAGTAGCAGTGAGGAAGAACCTAAGTTCCAGTTTTCTACCGTAGAATGTTTAATGTTAGCTTTCCATCAGCTTGGCAGGAAGTTACCAGGTTTTCTGGCAGATGAAGCAAATGCAGACAGGTTAAAAGACTTTAAGTTAAG ATTACAGTATTTTGCCAGAGGTGTACAGATTTATATTAAACAGTTACGACAGGCGTTACAAGGAAAGGCAGGTGAAGCTTTAAAAACAGATGAG AATAAAATCAAAGTGGTAGCATTAAAGATAACATCAAACATAAATTCTTTGATAAAAGATTTATTTCATAATCCACCATCTTATAAAACACCCATTATACCATCATGGAAACCTTTAGTG